The Microbacterium sp. SORGH_AS_0862 region GTGAATCTCGCGGTCAAGGGTCTGTGGGCGACCCGTGCCGACGGTGCGGAGGCGGTGGTGCTCCCGGACGGGGAGCACCACGCGACGATCGACTCGGTCGCGGCCCTCGTCGACGCACAGCATGCCGAGGTGAGACCCGTGCGGCTGAGCCCGCTCGGCGAGGTCGACCTCGAGGGCTTCGCGTCGGCCCTCGGTGGTGCCGCGTTCGCCACGGCGCTGGTCGCCAACAACGAGGTCGGCACCCTCTCCGATGCGGCGGGGCTCGCAGCGCGCGCCGCATCCGCCCTGGTGCCGCTGCACCTGGACGCCGTGGCCGCGTTCGGCCAGGTTCCCGTGGACTTCCGACGGTGGCGAGGTGATGTTCCGGCGGGCGTGGGTCTGGTGGCGTTGAGCCTGTCGGCGCACAAGGTCGGCGGTCCGGTGGGCACGGGTGCTCTCGTCAGCGCTCGGTCCGCGCGGATCGGTGCGCAGATGCACGGGGGCGCACAGCAGCGGGGACTGCGGGCCGGAACACAGGACATCGCGGGTGCCGCGGCCTTCGCCGTGGCGGCGGAACTCGCCGCGGCCGAGCGGGATGCGGAGGCCGTGCGTCTCGCTGAGCTGCGGGACCGGCTGGTGAGCCGGGCACGCGCGCTCGTGCCGGGACTCGAGCTGCTCGGCGACCCCGTGCGCCGCATCCCCGGCAATGCGCATCTGCTCGTGCCCGGTGCGTTGGGGGAGACACTCTTGTTCCTGCTCGACACCCGCGGAATCTCGGTCTCGACGGGGTCTGCGTGTCAAGCGGGGATCGCAGAGCCCTCGCACGTCGTGCGCGCACTCGGGCGTGACGAGGAGGCGGCGCGTTCCGTGCTGCGGATCACCCTGGGTCGTACGACGACCCCGGACGACGTCGACGCTTTCCTCGAGGCTCTGCCCTGGGCCGCCGAGCGTGCGCGTGCTGCCGGAGCTCGTACCGTCTCGTCCTCGTAGACTGGCATGATGCGGATTCTGGCGGCGATGAGCGGCGGCGTCGATTCGGCCGTTGCTGCGGCGCGCGCCGTCGACGCCGGACACGAGGTGGTGGGAGTCCACCTCGCCCTGTCCCGTGCGGGTGGCACGCTGCGCACCGGCAGCCGCGGCTGCTGCACGATCGAGGACGCCATGGACGCGCGTCGCGCGGCGGACAAGCTCGGCATCCCCTTCTACGTCTGGGACTTCTCGGAGCGCTTCCGCGACGACGTGATCGACGACTTCGTCTCGGAGTATCGGGCCGGGCGCACGCCGAACCCGTGCATGCGCTGCAACGAACTGATCAAATTCGCGGCGTTGCTCGAGCGCGCTCTCGAGCTGGGCTTCGACGCGGTCTGCACCGGGCACTATGCGCTGCTCGTCGACGGGCCGGACGGCCGGGAGCTGCACCGGGCGAGCGACCAGGCCAAGGACCAGTCGTACGTGCTCGGCGTCCTCACGGCCGAGCAGCTCGCGCACACCTATTTCCCGTTGGGCGACACCCCGTCGAAGGCCCTGGTGCGTGCGGAGGCGGCCGAGCGGGGCCTCACCGTCGCCCAGAAGCCCGACAGTCACGACATCTGCTTCATCCCCGACGGCGACACGCGGGGCTGGCTCGCCGAGCGCGTGGGTGCAGAGCAGGGTGACATCCTCGATCGCGAGGGTGCCGTCGTCGGGCGCCATGACGGGGCCCATGCGTTCACCGTGGGACAGCGGCGCGGGCTGCAGCTCGGTGTTCCCGCATCCGACGGCAAACCGCGTTTCGTGCTCGAAGTGCGTCCGGTGAGCAACACCGTCGTGGTGGGGCCGAAGGAGGCGCTGGCGACGGCAGAGATCGCCGGCGCGCGCTTCAGCTGGGCGGGCTCGGCTCCGACCGAGGCCGCATTCTCCTGCGAGGTGCAGATCCGTGCCCACGCCGATCCGGTGCCCGCTCATGCCGAGGTCACCGACGAGGGTGTCGTGGTGCGTCCGGTGGAGCCGTTCGACGGTGTCGCACCCGGACAGACGGCCGTGCTCTATCTCGGCACGCGTGTGCTTGGCCAGTTCACCGTCGACCGCACGGTTTCGGCGGTGCCGGTCGACTCCGTCGCCGCATCCTAGGCGCGAGAGCGGCGCCGCGCACCGATCTGGCGGTGTCGGAGGGCGGACCTAGACTCGATCCGTGACGCAAGCCGGTGACTCGATCGACGATGACACGACCCTCGCGGAGGCTCGCGCGGAAGCAGCAGAGCTGACGGAGCGCATCCTCCGCGCCCGCGATGCGTACTACGGCGAAGACGCCGAGCTCGTCGACGACGCCACCTACGACGGCTGGATCCACCGGCTGGAAGAGCTCGAGCGGCTGCACCCCGAGGTGCAGACACAGGATTCCCCCACGCTCAGCGTCGGCGCGGCATCCACGACGATGTTCGCGCCCGTCGAACACGCCGAGCGGATGCTGAGTCTGGACAACGTCTTCAGCCCGGAGGAGCTTCGGGAATGGTGCGTCAAGGCCCAGGCTTCCGCGGGCCGGCCGGTGCGGTGGCTGACCGAGCTGAAGATCGACGGGCTCGCGATCAGCCTCCGCTACGAGAACGGGGTGCTCACCTCGGCCGCCACGCGCGGCGACGGGCGGATCGGCGAGGACGTCACCGTCAACGCGCTGCGCGTCCAGGGGATCCCCGAACGACTGAGCGGCACCGGTCACCCCCCTCTCGTGGAGGTGCGCGGCGAGGTCTTCATCCCGGTCGCCGCTTTCGAGGAGCTCAACGCTCTGCAGGCGCGGATGCGGGAACGCGTCATCGAACAAGCCCGTGAGCGCGGCAATCTCACCGAAGAGCGGGCGCGCCTCAGTGCCGACCGCCGATTCCCCGCGTTCGCGAATCCGCGCAACGCCGCCAGCGGCGGACTGCGTCAGCAACTCGACAAGAAGGACGGCCTCGAGCTCGAGGCCGGTCAGGCACGTCTCGCCTCGCTACGGCTGTTCGTGCACGGCATCGGCGCCTGGACCGCGCCTCCGGTGGCCTCTCAGAGCGAGATCTACGACCTGCTCGCAGAGTGGGGACTGCCGACGAGTCCCTACTACAAGACCTTCGACGACATCGACGGCGTCCTCGGGTTCGTCGCCCACTACGGCGAGCATCGTCACGATGTGGAGCACGAACTCGACGGAATCGTCGTCAAGGTGGATGAGCTGGCGCTCCACGACGAGCTGGGCGCGACGAGCCGAGCGCCGCGCTGGGCGATCGCGTACAAGTACCCGCCCGAGCAGGTGAACACCCGCCTCCTCGACATCGTCGTCTCGGTCGGGCGCACGGGCCGCGCGACCCCGTTCGCGGTGATGGCTCCGGCACGTGTCGCGGGCTCGGTCGTGCGTCAGGCGACACTGCACAACCAGGACGTCGTCAAGGTCAAGGGCGTGCTCATCGGCGACATGGTCGTGCTCCGCAAAGCCGGCGACGTGATCCCCGAGGTGCTCGGACCGGTGGTCGAGCTCCGTGACGGCTCCGAGCGCGCGTTCGTGATGCCGCGAGACTGCCCCGTGTGCGGTACTCCGCTCGCTCCCGCGAAAGAGGGCGACGTCGATCTGCGCTGTCCGAACGCCCGCTCGTGTCCCGCGCAGGTCCGGGGCCGGGTCGAGCACATCGGTTCCCGCGGTGCGCTCGACATCGAGGCGCTCGGCGAGGTGACGGCGGCGGCCCTCACGCAGGCGGATGGCGAGGCGCGGGCGCCGTTGGACACGGAGGCAGGCCTGTTCGATCTGACCCTCGAGGAACTCGTTCCGATCGAGGTCGTCGTGCGCGATGCGGAAACCGGCGAACCGAAGCTGGACGACGCCACCGGCGAGCCGGTGCGGCGCGCACCGTTCCGCCGCAATCCGACGCCCGCCGAGCGCAAGTCCGGTCTGCTGACGCCGCAGCCGTCGGCGCAGGCGCTGACGCTGCTGGAGGAGCTGGAGAAGGCGAAGACGAAGGAGCTGTGGCGTTTCCTCGTCGCACTCAACATCCGCCACGTGGGACCCGTTGCGGCACGGGCGCTGGCGCAGTGGTTCGGATCCGTCTCGGCCATCCGGTCCGCGGGCCGCGAGGAGCTGGCGGCCGTCGAGGGAGTGGGCGGGATCATCGCGGATGCGGTCATCGCCTGGTTCGAGGTCGATTGGCACCGCGAGATCGTCGATCGCTGGGAGGCGGCGGGAGCTCAGCTGTCCACGCCCGGACACCCCGGTCCGGGCGCCGCCGTCGTCGAGGGCGGGGTGCTCGAGGGGCTGACGGTCGTGGCGACCGGAACCCTCGAGGGCTACACGCGAGAGGGTGCGCAGGAGGCGATCCTCGCGGCAGGCGGGAAGGCCGGCTCCAGCGTCTCCAAGAAGACCGACTTCGTGGCGGCGGGGCCGGGCGCCGGATCGAAGCTGGCGAAGGCGGAACAGCTCGGCGTGCGCATCATCGACGCCGCGCAGTTCCGCATCCTCGTGGAGCAGGGACCAGCGGCACTCGACGCGCTGGCGCCCGACGCGGGCTGAGTCCGCTCAGCGGGCCGTCTCGGCAAGCAGGTGCTCGCGCACCTGCTTGCGCAGCACCTTCCCGATGAGCGAC contains the following coding sequences:
- the mnmA gene encoding tRNA 2-thiouridine(34) synthase MnmA, translated to MRILAAMSGGVDSAVAAARAVDAGHEVVGVHLALSRAGGTLRTGSRGCCTIEDAMDARRAADKLGIPFYVWDFSERFRDDVIDDFVSEYRAGRTPNPCMRCNELIKFAALLERALELGFDAVCTGHYALLVDGPDGRELHRASDQAKDQSYVLGVLTAEQLAHTYFPLGDTPSKALVRAEAAERGLTVAQKPDSHDICFIPDGDTRGWLAERVGAEQGDILDREGAVVGRHDGAHAFTVGQRRGLQLGVPASDGKPRFVLEVRPVSNTVVVGPKEALATAEIAGARFSWAGSAPTEAAFSCEVQIRAHADPVPAHAEVTDEGVVVRPVEPFDGVAPGQTAVLYLGTRVLGQFTVDRTVSAVPVDSVAAS
- the ligA gene encoding NAD-dependent DNA ligase LigA, translating into MTQAGDSIDDDTTLAEARAEAAELTERILRARDAYYGEDAELVDDATYDGWIHRLEELERLHPEVQTQDSPTLSVGAASTTMFAPVEHAERMLSLDNVFSPEELREWCVKAQASAGRPVRWLTELKIDGLAISLRYENGVLTSAATRGDGRIGEDVTVNALRVQGIPERLSGTGHPPLVEVRGEVFIPVAAFEELNALQARMRERVIEQARERGNLTEERARLSADRRFPAFANPRNAASGGLRQQLDKKDGLELEAGQARLASLRLFVHGIGAWTAPPVASQSEIYDLLAEWGLPTSPYYKTFDDIDGVLGFVAHYGEHRHDVEHELDGIVVKVDELALHDELGATSRAPRWAIAYKYPPEQVNTRLLDIVVSVGRTGRATPFAVMAPARVAGSVVRQATLHNQDVVKVKGVLIGDMVVLRKAGDVIPEVLGPVVELRDGSERAFVMPRDCPVCGTPLAPAKEGDVDLRCPNARSCPAQVRGRVEHIGSRGALDIEALGEVTAAALTQADGEARAPLDTEAGLFDLTLEELVPIEVVVRDAETGEPKLDDATGEPVRRAPFRRNPTPAERKSGLLTPQPSAQALTLLEELEKAKTKELWRFLVALNIRHVGPVAARALAQWFGSVSAIRSAGREELAAVEGVGGIIADAVIAWFEVDWHREIVDRWEAAGAQLSTPGHPGPGAAVVEGGVLEGLTVVATGTLEGYTREGAQEAILAAGGKAGSSVSKKTDFVAAGPGAGSKLAKAEQLGVRIIDAAQFRILVEQGPAALDALAPDAG
- a CDS encoding cysteine desulfurase family protein translates to MHIYLDHAASSPLRPEAREAWLDAAATTGNASSVHGGGQAARRVLEDARERLAAVVGADPIEVVFTSGGTESVNLAVKGLWATRADGAEAVVLPDGEHHATIDSVAALVDAQHAEVRPVRLSPLGEVDLEGFASALGGAAFATALVANNEVGTLSDAAGLAARAASALVPLHLDAVAAFGQVPVDFRRWRGDVPAGVGLVALSLSAHKVGGPVGTGALVSARSARIGAQMHGGAQQRGLRAGTQDIAGAAAFAVAAELAAAERDAEAVRLAELRDRLVSRARALVPGLELLGDPVRRIPGNAHLLVPGALGETLLFLLDTRGISVSTGSACQAGIAEPSHVVRALGRDEEAARSVLRITLGRTTTPDDVDAFLEALPWAAERARAAGARTVSSS